The proteins below come from a single Sorghum bicolor cultivar BTx623 chromosome 4, Sorghum_bicolor_NCBIv3, whole genome shotgun sequence genomic window:
- the LOC8056482 gene encoding repressor of RNA polymerase III transcription MAF1 homolog has product MKFLEYTPFDSINLFLEQLNLGDCTIRGNLEAFSCKHTATDRRLSISLEHEILDYLGKSADSDPSSPVEHLSSRSSRKTLIYLVLTLGHIYPDYDFSAVRAHLFFQEEELESFKQMVDTYLSDASRQWAATNEGSSLLDSMTKAIDEVIKIRECDIYSYNPDSDADPVLEKGAIWSFNYFFYNRKLKRVVSFRCYCTSKLSGDDFLTGVASDGEEEDALIDMDI; this is encoded by the exons ATGAAGTTTTTAGAATACACCCCCTTCGACag TATAAATTTGTTCCTCGAGCAGCTCAACCTTGGAGATTGTACAATCAGAGGAAACCTTGAGGCCTTCTCAT GCAAGCACACTGCAACAGACCGTCGGCTTTCAATAAGCCTAGAACACGAG ATTCTTGATTACCTTGGCAAGTCTGCTGATAGTGATCCTTCTTCACCAGTGGAGCACTTATCCTCCAGATCAAG CCGGAAAACATTGATATATCTAGTTCTCACTCTTGGCCACATATATCCAGATTATGATTTCAG TGCTGTTCGGGCACACTTGTTCTTCCAAGAAGAGGAGTTGGAAAGTTTCAAGCAGATGGTTGACACCTACTTATCTGATGCTTCTAGG CAATGGGCAGCCACAAATGAGGGCAGTTCTCTTCTGGACAGTATGACTAAAGCAATTGATGAG GTTATCAAAATCAGAGAGTGTGACATCTACAGCTATAACCCAGACTCTGATGCAGATCCAGTTCTAGAGAAAGGGGCCAT ATGGTCGTTCAACTACTTCTTCTACAATAGGAAGCTAAAACGAGTTGTGAGCTTTCGATGTTACTGCACTAG CAAATTATCAGGAGATGACTTCTTAACTGGTGTTGCATCTGATGGTGAAGAGGAAGatgccttgattgacatggacaTATGA